One stretch of Clavelina lepadiformis chromosome 6, kaClaLepa1.1, whole genome shotgun sequence DNA includes these proteins:
- the LOC143462217 gene encoding speckle targeted PIP5K1A-regulated poly(A) polymerase-like isoform X1 produces the protein MEKNGAEITFTRFSPKSSQTGMFCELCAVSVPNEASFQAHLRGQKHVRNVEKQNDWNKKARSSVYVGGIKKLPAAELSLADYFGKFGNVKKITIDKTMKCYAIVELEDEEVVNKILTEKQHKIDGVCVKVKPREVKAYVKPQPKQLEASIKEPVLSETLWKEIQDTKDVNSQILLLQEKSQLSPNDLHLRNLLCELVQSALQEAFPGCLIKQFGSSINGFGVHACDLDLHFEYEEVHPDILQELSPRDKEEMKSGTYSNDTTSAISASDVLLAVAEIIKQCIPDCHKIKAVLSARLPVVRFYHKSSDMRCDISLSNHLAVHNTKYLRFCWQLYPNFRPLVFVVRAWMKHWELAGGVHTNGPRLNNYAVTLLVLFYLQNTQQMPSLANMVKKHQGQKVLINGWDCTFPTSVSNFRRGLHSSSPIVELLANFFTFYAEVEFSNVVLDLRSAGIVQVSEFLTEKSFVVVKCNHPSNSNTQASVNGGPSSESKAQTFKIGSLNVRDPFELTHNVAANVNEKQMKLFTKCIRNAALASKMKLYRTKPQSSEAAWGLLNLFVNHHNKHTDASESDANSIEQRFNIKKPTNTANAGNWCDLAAGVVVVVFRDIFAMSINSVDMEDTAEQLQPSAVTYSREDCGEELQNCSSPCNKDFDRAGASESRKRPASPTDCGFCKRAKMLLSSPSSADISSSNILTISLPYTAECTATQRLWEGRRKARRNLVKSGKSDLLQLEIEVSKMLLSDKSMDTSVTRESINHSFSEDLMNTTVSSIGSADTTAVFAFTLRLELVDENTLGVTLIATSKNSDFITFYHHIKSFLPGFVIKCSKQCDI, from the exons ATGGAGAAGAATGGTGCTGAAATAACTTTTACCCGCTTTTCCCCGAAATCCAGCCAAACAGGGATGTTTTGTGAATTGTGTGCTGTCAGTGTTCCAAATG AAGCATCATTCCAAGCCCACTTACGTGGACAAAAACATGTGAGAAATgttgaaaagcaaaatgacTGGAACAAGAAGGCAAGATCTTCAGTATATGTTGgaggaataaaaaaattaccgGCAGCTGAACTGTCTTTAGCTGATTACTTTGGAAAATTTGGCAATGTGAAGAAAATTACTATTGATAAAACAATG aAGTGTTATGCCATTGTTGAGCTTGAAGACGAGGAAGTAGTGAACAAAATCCTGACAGAAAAACAGCACAAAATTGATGGAGTTTGTGTGAAGGTCAAACCAAG GGAAGTAAAAGCATATGTTAAACCCCAGCCTAAACAACTCGAGGCATCAATCAAAGAACCTGTTTTGAGTGAAACATTATGGAAGGAAATACAAGATACTAAAGAT GTGAACAGTCAAATTCTGTTGCTACAAGAAAAAAGTCAGCTAAGCCCCAATGATCTGCATTTACGTAATCTGCTGTGTGAGCTTGTGCAGTCTGCTTTACAAGAAGCTTTTCCTGGATGCTTGATTAAGCAGTTCGGATCTTCT ATCAATGGGTTTGGTGTCCACGCTTGTGACTTGGATTTACATTTTGAGTATGAAGAAGTTCATCCTGACATCTTACAAGAGTTGTCACCACGTGACAAAGAAGAGATGAAGTCCGGCACTTATTCAAATGACACAACTTCTGCCATTTCAGCATCTGATGTTTTGCTCGCTGTCGCAGAGATAATTAAACAGTGCATTCCGGACTGTCACAAGATAAAAGCAGTTTTGTCGGCTCGCCTCCCAGTGGTTCGATTTTACCACAAGTCATCGGACATGAGATGTGACATATCATTATCGAACCATCTAGCAGTGCATAACACAAAATACCTGCGATTTTGCTGGCAGCTGTATCCAAATTTCAGACCTCTTGTCTTTGTCGTGCGTGCATGGATGAAACACTGGGAATTAGCAG GTGGAGTTCATACCAATGGACCAAGGTTGAACAATTATGCTGTGACACTTTTGGTTctgttttatttgcaaaacactCAACAAATGCCATCCTTAGCGAACATGGTAAAGAAACATCAAGGCCAGAAAGTGCTGATAAATGGATGGGACTGTACATTTCCAACGTCTGTCTCTAATTTCAGAAGAGGGTTGCATTCCTCTTCACCCATTGTTGAGCTACTGGCTAATTTCTTTACATTTTACGCGGAAGTTGAGTTTTCTAATGTAGTGTTGGACCTGAGAAGTGCCGGCATTGTACAAGTTTCAGagtttttaacagaaaaaagCTTCGTTGTTGTAAAATGCAATCACCCTTCCAATAGTAATACTCAAGCCTCTGTGAATGGTGGACCTTCATCTGAAAGCAAGgctcaaacttttaaaataggCTCCCTTAATGTCAGGGATCCTTTTGAATTGACACACAATGTTGCGGCAAATGTTAATGAAAAGCAAATGAAATTGTTCACCAAGTGCATTCGCAATGCTGCCCTCGCaagtaaaatgaaattgtACAGAACCAAACCACAGTCAAGTGAGGCAGCTTGGGGATTGCTGAATTTATTTGTTAACCACCACAACAAGCATACAGATGCTTCTGAAAGTGATGCTAACTCAATTGAACAAAGGTTTAACATTAAAAAGCCAACAAACACAGCGAATGCTGGAAATTGGTGTGACCTTGCTGCTGGCGTAGTAGTGGTTGTATTCCGAGACATTTTTGCCATGTCCATTAACAGTGTTGACATGGAAGATACTGCTGAACAGTTGCAACCATCTGCTGTGACTTACTCTCGGGAAGATTGTGGAGAAGAATTACAAAATTGTTCATCTCCGTGTAACAAAGATTTTGATCGAGCAGGAGCAAGTGAGTCTCGAAAGAGACCTGCCAGTCCCACTGACTGCGGCTTTTGCAAACGTGCCAAGATGTTGCTATCTTCTCCTTCATCAGCTGACATATCGTCCTCAAACATTTTGACAATCTCATTGCCTTACACAGCCGAATGTACCGCTACTCAACGTTTATGGGAGGGTAGACGGAAAGCAAGAAGAAACTTGGTTAAATCAGGCAAATCTGATCTTTTACAGCTTGAAATTGAGGTGTCAAAGATGCTTCTATCAGACAAAAGTATGGATACTTCAGTCACAAGAGAGTCAATCAACCATAGTTTTTCTGAAGATCTTATGAACACAACCGTTTCATCAATTGGTAGTGCTGATACTACTGCTGTGTTTGCGTTTACACTGCGATTAGAATTAGTTGATGAAAATACTCTTGGTGTTACGTTAATAGCTACATCAAAAAATTCTGATTTCATAACGTTCTATCACCATATAAAATCTTTTCTACCAGGTTTTGTGATAAAGTGCAGCAAGCAATGTGATATTTAG
- the LOC143462217 gene encoding speckle targeted PIP5K1A-regulated poly(A) polymerase-like isoform X2 produces the protein MEKNDAEITFTRFPPKCSPTGMFCELCAVSVPNEASFQAHLRGQKHVRNVEKQNDWNKKARSSVYVGGIKKLPAAELSLADYFGKFGNVKKITIDKTMKCYAIVELEDEEVVNKILTEKQHKIDGVCVKVKPREVKAYVKPQPKQLEASIKEPVLSETLWKEIQDTKDVNSQILLLQEKSQLSPNDLHLRNLLCELVQSALQEAFPGCLIKQFGSSINGFGVHACDLDLHFEYEEVHPDILQELSPRDKEEMKSGTYSNDTTSAISASDVLLAVAEIIKQCIPDCHKIKAVLSARLPVVRFYHKSSDMRCDISLSNHLAVHNTKYLRFCWQLYPNFRPLVFVVRAWMKHWELAGGVHTNGPRLNNYAVTLLVLFYLQNTQQMPSLANMVKKHQGQKVLINGWDCTFPTSVSNFRRGLHSSSPIVELLANFFTFYAEVEFSNVVLDLRSAGIVQVSEFLTEKSFVVVKCNHPSNSNTQASVNGGPSSESKAQTFKIGSLNVRDPFELTHNVAANVNEKQMKLFTKCIRNAALASKMKLYRTKPQSSEAAWGLLNLFVNHHNKHTDASESDANSIEQRFNIKKPTNTANAGNWCDLAAGVVVVVFRDIFAMSINSVDMEDTAEQLQPSAVTYSREDCGEELQNCSSPCNKDFDRAGASESRKRPASPTDCGFCKRAKMLLSSPSSADISSSNILTISLPYTAECTATQRLWEGRRKARRNLVKSGKSDLLQLEIEVSKMLLSDKSMDTSVTRESINHSFSEDLMNTTVSSIGSADTTAVFAFTLRLELVDENTLGVTLIATSKNSDFITFYHHIKSFLPGFVIKCSKQCDI, from the exons AAGCATCATTCCAAGCCCACTTACGTGGACAAAAACATGTGAGAAATgttgaaaagcaaaatgacTGGAACAAGAAGGCAAGATCTTCAGTATATGTTGgaggaataaaaaaattaccgGCAGCTGAACTGTCTTTAGCTGATTACTTTGGAAAATTTGGCAATGTGAAGAAAATTACTATTGATAAAACAATG aAGTGTTATGCCATTGTTGAGCTTGAAGACGAGGAAGTAGTGAACAAAATCCTGACAGAAAAACAGCACAAAATTGATGGAGTTTGTGTGAAGGTCAAACCAAG GGAAGTAAAAGCATATGTTAAACCCCAGCCTAAACAACTCGAGGCATCAATCAAAGAACCTGTTTTGAGTGAAACATTATGGAAGGAAATACAAGATACTAAAGAT GTGAACAGTCAAATTCTGTTGCTACAAGAAAAAAGTCAGCTAAGCCCCAATGATCTGCATTTACGTAATCTGCTGTGTGAGCTTGTGCAGTCTGCTTTACAAGAAGCTTTTCCTGGATGCTTGATTAAGCAGTTCGGATCTTCT ATCAATGGGTTTGGTGTCCACGCTTGTGACTTGGATTTACATTTTGAGTATGAAGAAGTTCATCCTGACATCTTACAAGAGTTGTCACCACGTGACAAAGAAGAGATGAAGTCCGGCACTTATTCAAATGACACAACTTCTGCCATTTCAGCATCTGATGTTTTGCTCGCTGTCGCAGAGATAATTAAACAGTGCATTCCGGACTGTCACAAGATAAAAGCAGTTTTGTCGGCTCGCCTCCCAGTGGTTCGATTTTACCACAAGTCATCGGACATGAGATGTGACATATCATTATCGAACCATCTAGCAGTGCATAACACAAAATACCTGCGATTTTGCTGGCAGCTGTATCCAAATTTCAGACCTCTTGTCTTTGTCGTGCGTGCATGGATGAAACACTGGGAATTAGCAG GTGGAGTTCATACCAATGGACCAAGGTTGAACAATTATGCTGTGACACTTTTGGTTctgttttatttgcaaaacactCAACAAATGCCATCCTTAGCGAACATGGTAAAGAAACATCAAGGCCAGAAAGTGCTGATAAATGGATGGGACTGTACATTTCCAACGTCTGTCTCTAATTTCAGAAGAGGGTTGCATTCCTCTTCACCCATTGTTGAGCTACTGGCTAATTTCTTTACATTTTACGCGGAAGTTGAGTTTTCTAATGTAGTGTTGGACCTGAGAAGTGCCGGCATTGTACAAGTTTCAGagtttttaacagaaaaaagCTTCGTTGTTGTAAAATGCAATCACCCTTCCAATAGTAATACTCAAGCCTCTGTGAATGGTGGACCTTCATCTGAAAGCAAGgctcaaacttttaaaataggCTCCCTTAATGTCAGGGATCCTTTTGAATTGACACACAATGTTGCGGCAAATGTTAATGAAAAGCAAATGAAATTGTTCACCAAGTGCATTCGCAATGCTGCCCTCGCaagtaaaatgaaattgtACAGAACCAAACCACAGTCAAGTGAGGCAGCTTGGGGATTGCTGAATTTATTTGTTAACCACCACAACAAGCATACAGATGCTTCTGAAAGTGATGCTAACTCAATTGAACAAAGGTTTAACATTAAAAAGCCAACAAACACAGCGAATGCTGGAAATTGGTGTGACCTTGCTGCTGGCGTAGTAGTGGTTGTATTCCGAGACATTTTTGCCATGTCCATTAACAGTGTTGACATGGAAGATACTGCTGAACAGTTGCAACCATCTGCTGTGACTTACTCTCGGGAAGATTGTGGAGAAGAATTACAAAATTGTTCATCTCCGTGTAACAAAGATTTTGATCGAGCAGGAGCAAGTGAGTCTCGAAAGAGACCTGCCAGTCCCACTGACTGCGGCTTTTGCAAACGTGCCAAGATGTTGCTATCTTCTCCTTCATCAGCTGACATATCGTCCTCAAACATTTTGACAATCTCATTGCCTTACACAGCCGAATGTACCGCTACTCAACGTTTATGGGAGGGTAGACGGAAAGCAAGAAGAAACTTGGTTAAATCAGGCAAATCTGATCTTTTACAGCTTGAAATTGAGGTGTCAAAGATGCTTCTATCAGACAAAAGTATGGATACTTCAGTCACAAGAGAGTCAATCAACCATAGTTTTTCTGAAGATCTTATGAACACAACCGTTTCATCAATTGGTAGTGCTGATACTACTGCTGTGTTTGCGTTTACACTGCGATTAGAATTAGTTGATGAAAATACTCTTGGTGTTACGTTAATAGCTACATCAAAAAATTCTGATTTCATAACGTTCTATCACCATATAAAATCTTTTCTACCAGGTTTTGTGATAAAGTGCAGCAAGCAATGTGATATTTAG
- the LOC143462218 gene encoding protein FAM177A1-like isoform X1 — MDNTTLDPVSLEESKDTAVLCPDQRFKIDKHGKVKYPRRLIHCSDGILEEYSTDEEEEEEPPLPPVDTSKLTWGPYLWYHTVQAAFSGLAVCDYLGEKLAYFFGITSPKFQYALTELDRMQEEEKEEEEIRAEERRAEEEFIVQTLGKKQVKCGDGVETDFKVQTNTPNIQL; from the exons ATGGATAATACTACTTTGGATCCTGTATCCTTGGAGGAAAGTAAAGATACTGCTGTACTGTGCCCAGATCAGAggtttaaaattgacaaacatgGAAAAGTAAAG TACCCGAGAAGATTGATTCATTGTAGCGACGGAATATTAGAGGAGTACAGCACTGATGAAGAGGAAGAAGAAGAACCTCCTCTTCCTCCTGTAGACACT AGTAAGCTGACTTGGGGGCCATATTTATGGTATCACACTGTGCAAGCAGCGTTTAGTGGTCTAGCAG TATGCGACTATCTTGGCGAAAAACTGGCTTATTTCTTTGGCATCACATCTCCAAAGTTTCAGTACGCCCTCACTGAACTGGACAGGATGCAGGAAGAGGAAAAAGAGGAGGAAGAAATTAGAGCTGAAGAGAGAAGGGCTGAGGAGGAGTTTATTGTACAAACTTTGGG AAAGAAACAGGTCAAGTGTGGAGATGGAGTAGAAACTGATTTCAAGGTCCAAACAAACACACCAAACATTCAGCTGTAG
- the LOC143462218 gene encoding protein FAM177A1-like isoform X2, with amino-acid sequence MDNTTLDPVSLEESKDTAVLCPDQRFKIDKHGKVKYPRRLIHCSDGILEEYSTDEEEEEEPPLPPVDTSKLTWGPYLWYHTVQAAFSGLAVCDYLGEKLAYFFGITSPKFQYALTELDRMQEEEKEEEEIRAEERRAEEEFIVQTLG; translated from the exons ATGGATAATACTACTTTGGATCCTGTATCCTTGGAGGAAAGTAAAGATACTGCTGTACTGTGCCCAGATCAGAggtttaaaattgacaaacatgGAAAAGTAAAG TACCCGAGAAGATTGATTCATTGTAGCGACGGAATATTAGAGGAGTACAGCACTGATGAAGAGGAAGAAGAAGAACCTCCTCTTCCTCCTGTAGACACT AGTAAGCTGACTTGGGGGCCATATTTATGGTATCACACTGTGCAAGCAGCGTTTAGTGGTCTAGCAG TATGCGACTATCTTGGCGAAAAACTGGCTTATTTCTTTGGCATCACATCTCCAAAGTTTCAGTACGCCCTCACTGAACTGGACAGGATGCAGGAAGAGGAAAAAGAGGAGGAAGAAATTAGAGCTGAAGAGAGAAGGGCTGAGGAGGAGTTTATTGTACAAACTTTGGG GTGA